tattAACCCGCAAGGTTTATcaagctttgggagacggaatggcaaaatctcagtaccccacgacaaactgcgagccattaaggggaccacgacTTGGAGAGGTCCGTGatgagggcctctcgcagggactctgtgcttctctgccggctccgcattggccgcaactgacctgcgttcgttattAACCCGCAAGGTTTATcaagctttgggagacggaatggcaaaatctcagtaccCCACGACAAgctgcgagccattaaggggaccacgacTTGGAGAGGTCCGTGatgagggcctctcgcagggactctgtgcttctctgccggctccgcattggccgcaactgacctgcgttcgttattAACCCGCAAGGTTTATcaagctttgggagacggaatggcaaaatctcagtaccCCACGACAAgctgcgagccattaaggggaccacgacTTGGAGAGGTCCGTGatgagggcctctcgcagggactctgtgcttctctgccggctccgcattggccatgcctgGCCGACCCACGGTTTCCtgctgcgccgtgaagacccacctcaagtgtcggtgcggtgcccggttggcagtggcccatattcttctgctctctgtttggctgccctgcgacttcaTATTTGGTTCccggactcgttatcattgattttagcagacaaagCCGCATaggctgatttggttttacgtttcatCCCTGAGGGTCGGTTTTACCATTCAgtctgagttttagcgcatgtcctttgttcctctgtATCCTCCACTGTAGTGCTTTGAGGGTGGAGGtcttaatgtgttgcagggtggctggcttttcctttttattttcgtggtctgctagccactgtaatctgcttccttgttttactctcttcggTTCCTTGCATATATCTgtagttttcttgtcctcttttgttccttttagtgttcgttgcctttccttcgttctaatggtctttctttccgttttgtgttatatgtctcatctgttttattctcacactggTGGCATTGCTTTATtacgaacaagggaccgatgaccacgtagTTTGGTCCCTCACCCCTCTTTTAAACCAGCCAACCTCTATGACAGTATCTCCTCCAGGTCTTTAACCGTATTCGGCTCAAAGGCATTCCTCCCCGCTACCTCGCCCCTCGTCCCTCAGTGGGTGGAGAGTATTGTGGCCCCTGTTCTTAAGCCTGGCAAGGATCTGTCGCCCCCTTGTTAGTGGCCCATCAATCTGACTATTGTTCCctgtaagttacttgaatggattATGGCTTGTCGTCTGAGCTGGATCCTCGAATCTTTGGACCTTTTATCGCCTTACCAGTGCGGCGTTTGGGAGGGACAGTCTCCAGTCAGTCATCTGCTTCAATTGGAAACTGCAGTTTGTCAGGCCTTCTCCCAGCGCCATCATGTTGTGACACTTTTCTTTGATCTTTGTAAGGCGTACGACACAGCTCGGTGTCAAtgcattctacgagggcagttaaataagtaatgcaacacttttttttctgaaacaggggttgttttattcaccattgaaatacaccaggttattccccaatcttttagctacaaaacactatttttcaacgtaatctccattcaatgctacggccttacgccaccttgaaatgagggcctgtatgcctgcacggtaccattccactggtcgatgtcggagccaacgtcgtactgcatcaataactacatcatccgcgtagtgcgtcccacggattgcgtccttcgttgggccaaacatatggaaatctgacggtgcgagatcggggctgtagggtgcatgaggaagaacagtccactgaagttttgtgagcttctctcaggtgcgaagacttgtgtgaggtcttgcgttgtcatgaagaaggagaagttcgttctgatttttgtgcctacgaacacgctgaagtcgtttcttcaatttctgaagagtagcacaatacacttcagagttgatcgtttgaccatggggaaggacatcgaacagaataaccccttcagcgtcccagaagactgtaaccatgactttaccggctgagggtatggctttaaactttttcttggtaggggagtgggtgtggcgtcactccattgattgccgttttgtttcaggttcgaagtgatgaacccatgttccatcgcctgtaacaatctttgacaagaaattgtcaccctcagccacatgacgagcaagcaattccgcacagatggttctcctttgctctttatggtgttcggttagacaacgagggacccagcgggaacaaaccttcgaatatcccaactggtgaacaattgtgacagcactaccaacagagatgtcaagttgagcactgagttgtttgatggtgatccgtcgatcatctcgaacgagtgtgttcgcacgctccgccattgcaggagtcacagctgtgcacggccggcccgcacgcgggagatcagacagtcttgcttgaccttgcggcgatgatgacacacgctttgcccaacgactcaccgtgcttttgtccactgccagatcaccgtagacattctgcaagcgcctatgaatatctgagatgccctggttttccgccaaaagaaactcgatcactgcccgttgtttgcaacgcacatccgttacagacgccattttaacagctccgtacagcgctgccacctgtcggaagtcaaactatacgagacgaagcgagaatgtttgaaaatattccacaagaaatttccggttttttcaaccaaaattggccgagaaaaaaaatgtgttgcattacttattgaactgccctcgtacttacgcTGCAGgagtggggtctttggggccccCCTCCCTATTTTTATTCGCCAGTTCCTGTCACACCAGTCGTTCAGAGTTCGGCTTCTCACGATTCTCAGCGCTCTGCAGACCCAGGAGAATGTCGTACCACAGGGTTCTGTATAACATGTCCTTCATTTTCTCATCACTCTTAATTGGCTAGTGATCTCGAAAGGACCGTTGGTCACCCATGCTCTGTATatggatgatttctgtatttgtCTTAGCTCCCGCTCGGTGGCTTCTGCAGAATGACAGCTCCAGGGAGTCATCCAGCACACTTCCACATGGACCCTCTCACATTGTTTTCAGTTTCCTTCCTGTAAGTCGAGGATGGTGCATTTCTGTCCCGTACTACATTCTGTCCTGATCTGCAGCTCTACCTCGACGCCCAACACCTGACTGTGGTCCCCAGTTCTGTTTCTTGGGTCCTCCTCTTGACAACGAGCTTAACTGGTTGGCCCGTATCTGCCTTCTGAAGGTCGGCTCTTTGCATAAACTGTgtgtccttcacttccttgccTACACCTCTTGGGACGTGGATTGTTCGACCCTTCTCTGCCTTTATCGGACATTGGTTCTGTCTCGGCTGGACTATAGTTGTCAAGTTGATGAATCGGCTGGCCATTCCTCTTCCCCTGAGCTTGTCCCCATTGTGTTTCTTCTGTTCAATTCTAAGGGTTTCACGATTTTGTCGTTTGTCATATATACTAATACGATTTTACAGCAGGTTTTCTGTTCTGTAATGTCGAAATAAAACAATTCTTTCAACATCTTTTTCGCGGTTAGTTTCCCAGGAACGGAAATGTGTGtaatctccccccctcctcccccaccccccacgccCCGCCCCTCTTAACATAAACAATACAGGTAATGACTCGTGTGGTTTGGGACAGCTCAAAGCTCCAAAGCAACATGACGGGTCGTCATTCGTATTTATGAAGTTCTTACCAAGGAGAGGAACAACAGCATCCAGATGTTGCTACGCCGGGGCCTTATGTTTGATAGTTTAGGGGACGTAGGTAGTCAGCGATCACATAGATTGTAGAAAAATAACTACGGGTAGATCTCGACCTATAGGGAGCTGCAGGTGGGCCGTGACATAGTGAACAGGTAGTTCCCACGAGTGCTCCGTGCAAGTTTCAGATTTTTCTTTGCttgcaaatttcactgggcgcagttTTCATGTGTCCTGTCACTGCAGTCGAGAATGAAATAGGAAGAAAAATGGTATTTTGCACCACGCCCAATCACCCGAACAATATACATTTGTACTTGCGGCAGCCTCCTCCCTGCAACTTGGGCACGACAACGCATAGTTCCAGCTATGTAGTCTAAAGTGCCTTACTCTACTGCAGTAAGGATTCTTTTCATACAATctgatttgttttacttttttgttttcagGAAAAACTGTCCACTGGCGAGAAGAAATAAAGTTCTTCTCACTCGTCCGAAATGACCGAGATAAAAAACAAAGACAGAATTTTGGAAGCGATTGACCAACTCCGTCGTCGTAAAGCGAGACCTGATATTGACAGAATCTGTAATTTTGTGTTCAGAAGATTTGGAGTGGACTGTAAAGACACACTAGCCGATTTGCAGCGGCTAGTAGAGGCTGAAGTTGTCATAAAAGTAGAATACAAAGGAAACACGAGTTACAGAAATGCAGCAAAATGGTCAAAGTATGCAATGTACAAACACAGAGAACTGCGTAACAGCACGGGATCGACGGAAATCCACAACATTCTGAGTCGAGCATTCGCGTCCTTGCTGGTGGAGGACCCAGATTACCTGGACATCGGTGTGCCCAGGACAGAACTGGAAAGGTTTATGCTACAAGACGATCCTCTGACGGATTTGACGGAAATAGAACTGATTCTGACGAAGGAAACCAGCTCGGGATTTCTGGTCAAGCTGAAGAACGGGAATTACTCCCTAGCGGATCATCCCGTGCCACCGAGTACTAGCCCGAAGAGTACTTCCCCCGTGAACAATACCTCCATCACCGTCCAGGCCAAAGGCACACAGCAGAGCATTAGCGTGAATGCTGCCGAGAAGCCGCCAAAATTGAAAACGAGCAGCCCTCATAAGGAGAAGAAACCAAAGATAGAGGCACTGCCGCCTCCTGCGATCACAACCACTACAGTTACTACCTCGTCGCCAGTGGCCACTACGACCACCTCGACGGCAACTGCACCGACGACAGCAAGCATGGCGAAAACACCGACGAAAAGTGCACCGAAAACGCCTCAAAAAGCAGCCGCTGCGAGTGCACAGGCGTCAGGGAGCGGCAAATCGACAGAGCTCGGCGCCATCAATGTCGGCGGCTACAGAGTCGGAGTACGGAGAAAGGTGCGTTCAAGTTAACATTGCCGTTCGCAAAATTTGGATTATAAGTGAAAGCTTTTGACTTGCCTGCAACCATTTTAAGTAAATTTAGTCACTTTGTTTCAGACGGCGAAAAAGGTGTTCGATCCTTCGGACAATTACACGCCGACACGGAAACGTGGTCGTCCGGCTGGAAGTGGTAATAGCAGCAAGAAGGAAGTGCAGCAGACAGGCGGAGTATGCTGTCTCTGCAACAGCAGCAGTAAAGACACCAGCACTCGCAAGGCTGCTTCCGAGAAATTACTCCAGTGCAGGGACTGCTCAAACAGAGGTTAGTGGACGGATCATTTATTAACATACAGGGCTGTGTTGCATATGCTTCAGATTTTTCCTGACACCTGGGACCAGTAACTGGTTTCAAAAAGTCTATCCCATTTTACTACTGTGAAATATTACCGAAATTCTACCAAGactgctaaaagaaaaaaaaagcaattcCCAGTGTGGTTCGAAATGTTGGACGATCAAGACGCTGCTGCTGTGGTAACCGCTTTATTTGTTGCAAGCagaagaaaaaaagataaaaaattggTTCAAGAGGTGTCAAATTCACTCACAAATACTTGAgaggggttggttcaaatggctctgagcactatgggactcaacatcttaggtcataagtcccctagaacttagaactacttaaacctaactaacctaaggacatcacacacacccatgcccgaggcaggattcgaacctgcgaccgtagcagccccgcggttccggactgcagcgccagaaccgcacggccaccgcggccggcctgagagGGGTTGAACGAGATAAATTGTTACTGGAACTTTTTATACATTGATGTTGGAATATTTGATAAGTTACTGCCAAAGGTTGTCCcctataaataataattaaaaaacactACAAAGAGAAGTAATTGCAACAAGTCTGCACTAATCTGCTATAATATCTTGCTACTGGCAATTCTTTCGAAGACGCGATGTCCCCAAGTGCAATTTCACATCTAGCTATTGGGGCCAGTTATACTTCGcatttatttaaaattaaacaaTAGGACCCATAAAATTGGAAATTATATGGGCAACTGAGTGTCTAAATTTTCCggattttttttatctttgacattTCATTATGCTTGGAATGATTCGTACAATTCGATGCACTTTAACGTGAATTATCCTTCTTGTTTTTAACCAATCTTACTAAATAGTCACAGTTGCGAACGCAGAAGAAGAGAGATTATTCTTAAAGGAAGTACGTGAGCAACTGGCAAAGATATTGTCAATATTGCGCGCAGACGGCGCAGTATTTCTCAGATAACACCATATGATTTTAAAGATTTTCATCTCATTAATATTACTGTAAAATCTCTCAACATAACTCGTACGTATTCAGTATTATTGCACACAAGGGAATGTTGAGCACTAACATACCCCGTCTAGGGCCCAAATTAGTATGCGCATTAGTGTGTACGGGAAATGTGCTAGTTGTTTAAAACGTGCGGCCGAAAACTTTATGAAATCATTCCGGTGAGTGGGAAATACACTTCCCCACAGCTCACCGCTCCAGCATTCGTCTTGCTACCACAACACGGACCTCCGTTAGTGAGATCCTATGAGGATGACGCTGTCGCCACAACTGCTAGACTTCTGCTGATGTTGCACGAATTGGTTTCCAAACTGCTGCACGGATTGTCGACGCATTGGTCATTAGGCCAACCTCTCATTCATCTTCGTAAATTACTTTTGAACGGCTGCAGAAAGAGCAGGTGGCTGGTGTCTTCACATCTGCTCCAACACTCAACTTTCAGTGAGGAGGGCTGGGGATTGTAGAGTCCCTTCAGCGAGTAGAATGAGCTATGCGCAGCCACATAGCGTCAAGCTGTTTATATGAGTACAGATTATCCGTTCATTGTGGGTATTTCAACCATAGATTTATTAAATGAGTGTAGCAGTTATCCACTCAGGCCAGGGATGGCGAACCTTTGTGCATCTACGTGCGGTTTTTTCCAAAGAAATGTTATATACGGCTTTGGTGTGGTATCAAGCAAATCGTGGAACTAAATTTTGATACGGTATATTACTGTTCTTTCCTACCTTTATTATGTGCATGTTTAAACTTACGTGAATGCATGAatacatgcatattttaagatttgatAGTGCATAGAAATTGGGGCTCtactgataaatgaaaaaaaaaatactgaatactATCGTATTAACACACTTTATCTACAACCACAAATAGACCTTTTATAATGCAATCATAATACAAACATTTTTAGTTTATCTAATTCAAAAAATCGCGATTTTTGTTGTTGCAAATTAGATGCCAAATAATTTATATTAGGTGCGTACTCCGTAATTGTTAGCAGAATGCAAACTGAACTCGTCATCTGACAAACCGATTTTTAACAAGCCATTAACGTTATACATTACAGAAAATGACTCGTATActtagaaacagaaaatattggCAAGATAGCAAACGCCAGGTTCTTTAGACAACCATCTGTCTGGAATTCCATATATCCATGATTTTAATGTCTGTATTTTTGCTCATATTGCCTGACAGTCTTTCTAATTCGTTTACTTCCAATTCTTTTATTGTTTAGACTGGAAATCAATTAGCTGCATTTCAATTCCAAACCAATTAAATTTAGACAAGTTCAGTTTATCCAGTGACGTCACATCTAGATACATTGTAGATTTTAAAGTTTGCGCCAACTCTTTGAACTGAGAAAACATCGATGAAAATTCTCCTATTGAAGAGTGTCTTACAGAGGAGAATTCTTTGGTAACTTTTTCTTTGCCTAGCTTTCCGTGTATTTCAAAATCGCTGGtcaatttttgtgcaaatttgggAAACATCAGTAAGCTATTGTACACTGAGCTGACTTAACCCAATAAcacttcaaactttcttttattagAAGCTTGCGACGATACATGTTCGCTTTGTCTACGGCCGTTATATTACCAAGGGAAACAAAACCACCCTTGGGGCGCACAAAGCTTGTTGATGATGCGTAATGCAATAGAATTAAAGAAGAGGATGTTCACTGTGTGCTTCGAATAAACTAATAACCTATTTTTCCCCACCGCATTGAGCCCAATATCAGTCGTTGTCTAAACAGTTTTGCTAAAATCAATTTGTATTTCAGTAAGTGAATTTCTAACATTCTTACAAATATCTATGCGCTTAGTAATTGCTGGAAACTTTTTCTTTGATGTTATTTACAACTCATTATTGAGCAAACGCAGCCAAACGGGCAAATTTTGTTACATCTGTATTTTCGTCAAAACAGCGAATATAAGAAGACTTGATGTcaagttttttttgttgttttacattTTCCACCAGGTTTAggattctgtcgtttattgtgctTCTAGATAAAGAAATTTCTTCCACGCACTCAATTACCTTACCTTTATTTTCAAAATCTTCAAAAAATGACCGGGCACATGCTAACCAAGTTTTCAAAAATTCCTCGTCGCCGTAAGGTTTATGACTGTAGGCAATGGTATTTTCAGCAGAGAAACTTGGGGCGCTGACATGACTATCCTTGCTAATATACTTACTCATAGATGTCGTCTGTGTATTGCTGTCCTTAATAGCTCATGCAGTGAATTCCTTTTGCTGTAGTTGGCGTTTTAgacaaagagatttgtttcatagtgccGTTTTGCAGACGATGTATTACATACTACTGTCGCGCTTCATAAATCACCTTGATATTGTCTTCAAACATTCCATTTTTCTCAGTCCACCAAGTTTAAAATCCTCTGTTACACTTAGCTTTAACTTTTTGTTCTTCTGCCAAACTAGTCATGTTGAATAAAACAAGTTTAAAATAGTACTATGTGTAATTGCAGCAGACGATCTAAACGTGGCAATAAACTAAAATAGATAGGTGACCACTGTTGAGGCTGTACGGTACTTGTCGGGAGTCGTTACTGGAA
This sequence is a window from Schistocerca nitens isolate TAMUIC-IGC-003100 chromosome 3, iqSchNite1.1, whole genome shotgun sequence. Protein-coding genes within it:
- the LOC126247980 gene encoding polyhomeotic-proximal chromatin protein; the encoded protein is MTEIKNKDRILEAIDQLRRRKARPDIDRICNFVFRRFGVDCKDTLADLQRLVEAEVVIKVEYKGNTSYRNAAKWSKYAMYKHRELRNSTGSTEIHNILSRAFASLLVEDPDYLDIGVPRTELERFMLQDDPLTDLTEIELILTKETSSGFLVKLKNGNYSLADHPVPPSTSPKSTSPVNNTSITVQAKGTQQSISVNAAEKPPKLKTSSPHKEKKPKIEALPPPAITTTTVTTSSPVATTTTSTATAPTTASMAKTPTKSAPKTPQKAAAASAQASGSGKSTELGAINVGGYRVGVRRKTAKKVFDPSDNYTPTRKRGRPAGSGNSSKKEVQQTGGVCCLCNSSSKDTSTRKAASEKLLQCRDCSNRAHPSCIVGKNSGKEKPQLTQWVCHGCKLCAFCFETSENEAMAVCVECGDAYHLTCHNPPITDEQWHTKWLCSSCDDIDKADIKPPVDIKPPVDIKPPVDIKPPLDIKPPLDIKPTISKVTTAAEVTSTTAPDKIKRLIEEDPFFKKYVPKEKTPDPTNWTVDEVCKYLQEHGCAAQAEAFRHHEIDGRSLLLLTRRDVLYELGLKLGPALKVNHFVQLLQKKDIRKVFPFNEMLR